The Streptomyces sp. NBC_01689 genome includes a window with the following:
- a CDS encoding TetR/AcrR family transcriptional regulator, protein MGMIAERGLEKLTMAALGREVGMSSGHLLYYFGSKDELLLQTLEWSEGRLGAERGRLLAAPGTARGRLDAYVALYVPEGHRDPHWTLWLEVWNHSQNAGEEARERQVAIEGAWHRDLVALIAEGVSRGEFRQVDPDRLAARLRALLDGFSIHVAIGLRGTDRERTLGHVKEFLDEALG, encoded by the coding sequence ATGGGCATGATCGCGGAGCGCGGACTGGAGAAGCTCACCATGGCGGCGCTCGGCCGCGAGGTCGGGATGAGCAGCGGGCACCTCCTCTACTACTTCGGCTCCAAGGACGAACTGCTGCTGCAGACGCTGGAGTGGAGCGAGGGCCGGCTCGGTGCCGAGCGCGGCCGGCTCCTCGCCGCGCCGGGCACCGCGCGCGGCCGCCTCGACGCGTACGTCGCCCTGTACGTGCCCGAGGGTCACCGCGACCCGCACTGGACGCTCTGGCTGGAGGTCTGGAACCACTCGCAGAACGCCGGCGAGGAAGCCCGTGAGCGGCAGGTCGCCATCGAGGGGGCCTGGCACCGGGACCTCGTGGCGCTGATCGCCGAGGGCGTGTCGCGCGGCGAGTTCCGGCAGGTCGACCCGGACCGCCTCGCCGCCCGGCTGCGGGCCCTGCTGGACGGTTTCTCCATCCACGTCGCGATCGGACTGCGCGGCACCGACCGGGAGCGGACCCTCGGCCATGTCAAGGAGTTCCTGGACGAGGCGCTCGGCTGA
- a CDS encoding agmatine deiminase family protein: protein MTPASDGFRMPAEWDAHERTWMAWPGPNPTFDDPEGLARARAAWASVARAVRRFEPVTVVCGPGQSQEAAELLGPGVDTVERELDDAWMRDIGPTFLTDGKGGLAAVDWTFNGWGAQEWARWGHDAKIGAFVSDLAGARTYASRLVNEGGAIHVDGEGTVLLTETVQLGAERNPEWTRELVEAEIHAHLGTRKAIWLPRGLTGDYPPHGFGTLGHVDIVAAFARPGVVVAHHQPDPAHPDHEVTKEVIGLLKAQTDARGRRLQVVEVPAPTVLEADGHWADYSYINHYLCNGGVVLCGFDDPRDETAAGIFRGLFPDRTVSLVDARAVFAGGGGIHCITQQQPKV from the coding sequence ATGACCCCTGCCTCCGACGGTTTCCGGATGCCCGCCGAGTGGGACGCGCACGAGCGCACCTGGATGGCGTGGCCGGGCCCGAACCCCACCTTCGACGACCCGGAGGGCCTCGCGCGGGCGCGGGCCGCCTGGGCGTCGGTGGCGCGCGCGGTCCGCCGTTTCGAACCCGTCACCGTCGTGTGCGGGCCGGGTCAGTCCCAGGAAGCCGCCGAACTGCTCGGCCCCGGCGTCGACACCGTCGAACGGGAACTCGACGACGCCTGGATGCGGGACATCGGCCCCACCTTCCTCACCGACGGGAAGGGCGGACTGGCCGCCGTGGACTGGACGTTCAACGGCTGGGGCGCGCAGGAGTGGGCGCGCTGGGGGCACGACGCCAAGATCGGCGCGTTCGTCTCGGACCTGGCGGGCGCGCGGACGTACGCCTCGCGGCTGGTCAACGAGGGCGGCGCGATCCACGTGGACGGCGAGGGGACCGTTCTGCTCACCGAGACCGTCCAGCTGGGTGCCGAGCGCAACCCGGAGTGGACGCGCGAGCTCGTCGAGGCGGAGATCCACGCCCATCTCGGCACCCGCAAGGCGATCTGGCTGCCGCGCGGACTGACCGGCGACTACCCCCCGCACGGCTTCGGCACGCTCGGACACGTCGACATCGTGGCCGCCTTCGCCCGCCCCGGCGTCGTCGTCGCGCACCACCAGCCGGACCCCGCGCACCCCGACCACGAGGTGACGAAGGAGGTCATCGGGCTGCTCAAGGCGCAGACCGACGCGCGCGGACGCCGTCTCCAGGTCGTGGAGGTCCCGGCCCCGACCGTCCTGGAGGCCGACGGGCACTGGGCGGACTACTCCTACATCAACCACTACCTCTGCAACGGCGGCGTCGTGCTCTGCGGCTTCGACGACCCGCGGGACGAGACCGCGGCCGGGATCTTCCGCGGGCTGTTCCCCGACCGGACGGTCTCCCTGGTGGACGCCCGCGCGGTCTTCGCCGGCGGCGGCGGCATCCACTGCATCACCCAGCAGCAGCCGAAGGTCTGA
- a CDS encoding urease subunit alpha: protein MNPYEYAATHGPRAGDRVRLGDSGLTVRVESDSQRHGDEFLAGFGKTARDGLHLKAAAVRDTCDVVISNVVVIDAAQGIRKVSIGIREGRICSIGRAGNPDTLDGVDVVVGTGTSIVSGEGLIATAGAVDTHVHLLSPRIMEASLASGVTTVIGQEFGPVWGVGVNSPWALRHAFAAFDAWPVNIGFLGRGSSSDAAPLVEALAEGGASGFKVHEDMGAHTRALDTALRVAEEHDVQVALHSDGLNECLSVEDTLRVLDGRTIHAFHIEGCGGGHVPNVLKMAGVPNVIGSSTNPTLPFGRDAVAEHYGMIVSVHDLKTDLPGDAAMARDRIRAGTMGAEDVLHDLGAIGITSSDAQGMGRAGETVRRTFAMAGKMKSEFGAPEDHDNERVLRYMAKLTINPAIAHGLAHEVGSLEVGKLADIVLWRPEFFGAKPQLVLKSGFPAYGVVGDPNAATDTCEPLVLGPQFGAHGATPAEISVAFVARAALDQGNDRMPTRRRRVAVRGTRGIGPADLRLNSRTGAVDVDQRTGLVTLDGEPLRSEAADSVSLNRLYFL from the coding sequence ATGAATCCGTACGAGTACGCCGCCACGCACGGCCCCCGCGCGGGCGACCGCGTCCGCCTGGGCGACTCGGGGCTGACCGTCCGCGTCGAGTCGGACTCCCAGCGGCACGGCGACGAGTTCCTGGCCGGCTTCGGCAAGACCGCCCGGGACGGACTGCACCTCAAGGCCGCCGCCGTCCGTGACACCTGTGACGTCGTGATCAGCAACGTGGTGGTCATCGACGCGGCACAGGGCATCCGGAAGGTCTCCATCGGCATCCGCGAGGGGCGGATCTGCTCGATCGGCCGGGCCGGGAACCCCGACACCCTCGACGGGGTCGACGTCGTCGTGGGCACGGGCACGTCGATCGTCTCCGGCGAGGGGCTGATCGCCACCGCCGGAGCCGTCGACACCCACGTCCACCTGCTGTCGCCGCGCATCATGGAGGCCTCCCTCGCCTCCGGCGTCACCACCGTCATCGGCCAGGAGTTCGGACCGGTGTGGGGGGTCGGCGTCAACTCGCCCTGGGCGCTGCGCCACGCCTTCGCCGCGTTCGACGCGTGGCCCGTCAACATCGGTTTCCTGGGCCGGGGTTCGTCCTCCGACGCCGCGCCCCTGGTCGAAGCCCTCGCCGAGGGCGGCGCGAGCGGCTTCAAGGTCCACGAGGACATGGGCGCCCACACCCGGGCCCTGGACACCGCGCTGCGCGTCGCCGAGGAGCACGACGTCCAGGTGGCCCTGCACAGCGACGGCCTGAACGAGTGCCTCTCGGTGGAGGACACCCTGCGGGTGCTGGACGGCCGGACCATCCACGCCTTCCACATCGAGGGCTGCGGCGGCGGGCACGTCCCGAACGTCCTCAAGATGGCCGGCGTCCCGAACGTCATCGGCTCCTCCACCAATCCGACCCTGCCCTTCGGCCGGGACGCGGTCGCCGAGCACTACGGCATGATCGTCTCCGTCCACGACCTCAAGACCGACCTGCCCGGCGACGCCGCCATGGCCCGTGACCGGATCCGCGCCGGGACCATGGGCGCCGAGGACGTGCTGCACGACCTGGGCGCGATCGGCATCACCTCGTCGGACGCGCAGGGCATGGGCCGCGCGGGGGAGACCGTGCGGCGCACCTTCGCGATGGCCGGAAAGATGAAGAGCGAGTTCGGCGCCCCGGAGGACCACGACAACGAACGCGTCCTGCGCTACATGGCCAAACTCACCATCAACCCGGCCATCGCCCACGGGCTCGCGCACGAGGTCGGTTCCCTGGAGGTCGGCAAACTCGCCGACATCGTGCTGTGGCGCCCCGAGTTCTTCGGCGCCAAGCCCCAACTCGTCCTGAAGTCGGGCTTCCCGGCGTACGGCGTCGTCGGCGACCCGAACGCGGCCACCGACACCTGCGAACCCCTCGTCCTGGGACCGCAGTTCGGCGCCCACGGGGCGACACCGGCGGAGATCTCGGTGGCCTTCGTCGCGCGGGCGGCCCTGGACCAGGGCAACGACCGGATGCCGACACGCCGGCGCCGGGTCGCCGTGCGCGGCACCCGCGGGATCGGCCCCGCCGACCTGCGCCTCAACTCCCGTACCGGAGCCGTCGACGTCGACCAGCGCACCGGCCTGGTCACCCTCGACGGAGAACCGCTGCGCTCCGAGGCCGCCGACTCCGTCTCCCTCAACCGCCTCTACTTCCTGTGA
- the ureA gene encoding urease subunit gamma translates to MRLTPTERDRLLLFGAAELARARRARGLRLNVPEATALIADTVCEAARDGLRLAEAVEAARSVLGPDDVLPGVADIVTEVHVEAVFDDGSRLAVVSDPLGPGLGEDGPGALLPGPAHSEPEAVVRLTVTNTASVPVSVTSHFHFFEANPRLDFPRATAYGMRLAVPAGSSVRFGPGESAEVGLRPIGGARVAIGFAGLVDGPLDAPGAREEALRRAAACGYLGAGAGADSGTDSGAGSGADSDARADAGADPHAGAGEAEGNER, encoded by the coding sequence GTGAGACTGACCCCCACGGAACGTGACCGGCTGCTGCTCTTCGGCGCGGCCGAGCTGGCCCGGGCGCGCCGGGCCCGCGGTCTCCGGCTCAACGTCCCCGAGGCGACCGCGCTCATCGCGGACACCGTGTGCGAGGCGGCCCGGGACGGGCTCCGTCTCGCGGAGGCCGTCGAGGCCGCGCGGTCCGTGCTCGGCCCGGACGACGTGCTGCCCGGCGTCGCCGACATCGTCACCGAGGTGCACGTCGAGGCGGTCTTCGACGACGGGTCCCGGCTCGCCGTGGTGAGCGACCCCCTCGGCCCGGGGCTGGGGGAGGACGGGCCGGGCGCCCTGCTGCCGGGGCCCGCGCACAGCGAGCCCGAGGCCGTCGTACGGCTGACGGTGACCAACACCGCCTCCGTCCCGGTCTCGGTCACCTCGCACTTCCACTTCTTCGAGGCCAACCCGCGGCTCGACTTCCCGCGGGCGACGGCCTACGGGATGCGGCTCGCCGTCCCCGCCGGTTCGTCGGTCCGCTTCGGCCCGGGGGAGAGCGCCGAGGTCGGCCTCCGCCCGATCGGCGGCGCACGCGTCGCGATCGGTTTCGCCGGTCTCGTGGACGGCCCGCTGGACGCGCCCGGAGCGCGGGAGGAGGCCCTGCGCAGAGCGGCCGCCTGCGGATACCTCGGCGCCGGCGCCGGCGCCGACTCCGGGACGGACTCCGGTGCCGGCTCCGGGGCGGATTCCGATGCCCGTGCCGATGCCGGAGCGGACCCGCATGCCGGTGCCGGGGAAGCCGAAGGGAACGAACGATGA
- a CDS encoding cytosine permease: protein MPIEQRGVDTIPDEERTSGPRDLVSILLGSNLCLGVIIFGWLPPSFGLDWWSSVSSIVAGTVIGTALTAPLALVSLRTATNLSTSSGAQFGVRGRLVGSVVGLLLALGYTALTVWIGGDVMIGVLHRLLGLPVDGLSYAVVYALLAAATVAGAVYGYRVLLAMSRVLAVGMTALLALGVLAYAPHFTTAALPEAGGYLLGSFWPTWLLAAVAAGLSGPIAFITLLGDYTRYISPSRHSSRKVLHATWLGLIAGLLVPQLFGTFTAYGARAALDYAGPLVSASPAWYLVPLLLAASAGSVGNAGLMLYSMGLDLDAILPRASRARATLTVAVVATVCVFVGHYAWNAQSAMTSFVLLLTAIGTPWAVITLIGFARSRGNYDPDALQVFNRRSRGGIYWYRAGWNIPATVSWALGACVGLLAVSLPSYEGPLLSLTGGVDCSFVLSGLVGGLAYLSLPAERVPDPVGTGPEPVRAESGR, encoded by the coding sequence ATGCCGATAGAACAGCGCGGAGTCGACACCATCCCGGACGAGGAGCGGACCAGCGGCCCGCGCGATCTCGTGTCGATCCTGCTCGGCTCGAATCTCTGTCTCGGTGTGATCATCTTCGGCTGGCTGCCGCCGTCCTTCGGGCTGGACTGGTGGTCCTCGGTGAGCTCGATCGTGGCCGGCACGGTGATCGGCACGGCGCTCACCGCTCCGCTCGCGCTGGTCTCCCTGCGCACGGCGACCAACCTGTCCACCTCCTCCGGCGCCCAGTTCGGCGTGCGCGGGCGGCTGGTCGGCTCGGTCGTCGGGCTGCTGCTGGCCCTCGGCTACACCGCGCTGACGGTGTGGATCGGCGGCGACGTGATGATCGGTGTCCTGCACCGGCTGCTCGGGCTGCCGGTGGACGGTCTCTCCTACGCCGTCGTCTACGCGCTGCTCGCCGCCGCCACCGTCGCGGGCGCGGTCTACGGCTACCGGGTGCTGCTCGCCATGTCCCGGGTCCTCGCCGTCGGCATGACCGCCCTGCTCGCCCTCGGCGTCCTCGCCTACGCACCGCACTTCACCACGGCCGCGCTCCCGGAGGCCGGCGGCTACCTGCTCGGCTCGTTCTGGCCGACCTGGCTGCTGGCCGCGGTCGCGGCGGGCCTGTCCGGACCCATCGCGTTCATCACCCTGCTCGGTGACTACACCCGGTACATCTCCCCGTCCCGGCACTCCTCGCGCAAGGTCCTGCACGCCACCTGGCTGGGCCTGATCGCGGGCCTGCTCGTCCCCCAGCTGTTCGGGACCTTCACGGCGTACGGCGCCCGCGCCGCCCTCGACTACGCGGGACCGCTGGTCTCCGCCTCCCCCGCCTGGTACCTGGTGCCGCTCCTGCTGGCCGCCTCGGCGGGCTCGGTCGGCAACGCGGGACTGATGCTCTACTCGATGGGCCTGGACCTGGACGCGATCCTGCCGCGGGCCTCGCGCGCCCGGGCCACCCTCACGGTCGCCGTCGTCGCCACCGTCTGTGTCTTCGTCGGCCACTACGCCTGGAACGCGCAGTCCGCGATGACGTCCTTCGTCCTTCTCCTGACGGCCATCGGCACCCCGTGGGCGGTCATCACCCTCATCGGCTTCGCCCGCAGCCGCGGGAACTACGACCCCGACGCCCTCCAGGTCTTCAACCGCCGTTCCCGCGGCGGGATCTACTGGTACCGGGCCGGCTGGAACATCCCGGCGACGGTCTCCTGGGCGCTCGGCGCGTGTGTCGGTCTGCTCGCCGTGTCGCTGCCCTCGTACGAGGGACCGCTGCTGTCCCTCACCGGCGGGGTGGACTGCAGCTTCGTCCTGTCGGGCCTGGTCGGCGGCCTCGCGTACCTGAGCCTTCCGGCCGAGCGGGTGCCGGACCCGGTCGGGACCGGACCGGAACCGGTGCGTGCCGAGAGCGGGCGCTGA
- a CDS encoding branched-chain amino acid aminotransferase encodes MTTPTIELKPSSQPRSDAEREALLTSPGFGRHFTDHMVTIKWTEGRGWHDGQLVPYGPLSLDPANMTLHYAQEIFEGLKAYRQPDGSVATFRPDKNARRFQASARRLGMPELPVETFIEACDVLVQQDSAWVPAHGGEESLYLRPFMIATEVGLGVKPANEYLFLVIASPAGAYFPGGVKPVSIWLSEDRVRAVPGGMGDAKTGGNYAASLLAQAEAAAKGCDQVCYLDAAEHRWIEELGGMNLYFVYGGAAGEKPVIVTPSLSGSILEGVTRDSLLTVARDLGYESREDRVSIDQWQRDAENGTLTEVFACGTAAVITPVGTVKRTGAEWKQSGGEPGEVTMKLREALLDIQRGVTADRHGWMHPLG; translated from the coding sequence ATGACGACGCCCACGATCGAGCTCAAGCCCTCCTCGCAGCCCCGCTCGGATGCGGAGCGCGAGGCGCTTCTGACCAGCCCCGGGTTCGGCCGCCACTTCACCGACCACATGGTGACGATCAAGTGGACCGAGGGCCGCGGCTGGCACGACGGCCAGCTCGTTCCGTACGGCCCGCTCTCCCTGGACCCGGCGAACATGACCCTGCACTACGCGCAGGAGATCTTCGAGGGACTCAAGGCCTACCGTCAGCCCGACGGCTCCGTCGCCACCTTCCGCCCGGACAAGAACGCCCGCCGCTTCCAGGCCTCCGCGCGCCGCCTCGGCATGCCGGAGCTTCCGGTGGAGACGTTCATCGAGGCCTGTGACGTGCTGGTCCAGCAGGACAGTGCCTGGGTCCCGGCGCACGGCGGCGAGGAGTCCCTCTACCTCCGCCCGTTCATGATCGCGACCGAGGTCGGGCTCGGGGTGAAGCCCGCCAACGAGTACCTGTTCCTGGTCATCGCCTCCCCGGCCGGCGCCTACTTCCCGGGCGGTGTGAAGCCGGTCTCCATCTGGCTCTCCGAGGACCGGGTGCGCGCGGTTCCCGGCGGCATGGGCGACGCCAAGACCGGCGGCAACTACGCCGCCTCCCTGCTCGCGCAGGCCGAGGCCGCCGCCAAGGGCTGCGACCAGGTCTGCTACCTCGACGCGGCCGAGCACCGGTGGATCGAGGAGCTCGGCGGCATGAACCTGTACTTCGTGTACGGCGGTGCCGCCGGTGAGAAGCCGGTGATCGTCACCCCCTCGCTCTCCGGGTCCATCCTGGAGGGCGTCACCCGCGACTCCCTGCTCACCGTGGCCCGCGACCTCGGCTACGAGTCCCGCGAGGACCGCGTCTCCATCGACCAGTGGCAGCGTGACGCCGAGAACGGCACGCTGACCGAGGTCTTCGCCTGCGGCACCGCGGCGGTCATCACCCCCGTCGGCACGGTCAAGCGCACCGGCGCCGAGTGGAAGCAGTCCGGCGGTGAGCCCGGCGAGGTCACCATGAAGCTGCGCGAGGCGCTCCTCGACATCCAGCGCGGCGTCACCGCGGACCGGCACGGCTGGATGCACCCGCTCGGCTAG
- a CDS encoding 3-isopropylmalate dehydrogenase, whose amino-acid sequence MSRSINLAVIPGDGIGQEVVAQGLKVLSAVLPQDVKLETKDFDFGARRYHATGETLTDADLDALKRHDAILLGAIGDPSVPSGVLERGFLLKLRFAFDHHVNLRPSKLLPGVATPLAGQPEIDFVVVREGTEGPYTGNGGTIRKGTEHEVATEVSVNTAFGVERVVRDAFARAQARPRKKLALIHKNNVLTFAGHLWTDVFNRVAEEFPEVTTEYMHVDAATIYLVTQPERFDVIVTDNLFGDIITDLAAAVSGGIGVAASGNINPSGEFPSMFEPVHGSAPDIAGQGKADPSATVLSVALLLRHLGYEPEAARIEDAVSADLAERVGQPARSTEEIGDALAVRVAG is encoded by the coding sequence ATGTCTCGCAGCATCAATCTCGCAGTGATCCCCGGTGACGGCATCGGCCAGGAGGTCGTGGCCCAGGGGCTGAAGGTGCTCTCCGCCGTCCTTCCGCAGGATGTGAAGCTGGAGACCAAGGACTTCGACTTCGGTGCCCGGCGGTACCACGCCACCGGTGAGACCCTCACCGACGCCGACCTCGACGCCCTGAAGCGGCACGACGCGATCCTGCTCGGCGCGATCGGCGACCCCTCGGTCCCGTCCGGCGTCCTGGAGCGGGGCTTCCTGCTCAAGCTGCGCTTCGCCTTCGACCACCACGTCAACCTGCGTCCCTCGAAGCTCCTTCCGGGGGTGGCCACCCCGCTCGCCGGTCAGCCCGAGATCGACTTCGTGGTGGTCCGCGAGGGCACCGAGGGCCCCTACACCGGCAACGGCGGCACCATCCGCAAGGGCACCGAGCACGAGGTCGCCACCGAGGTCTCCGTCAACACGGCCTTCGGCGTCGAGCGGGTCGTCCGCGACGCCTTCGCCCGTGCCCAGGCCCGCCCGCGCAAGAAGCTGGCGCTCATCCACAAGAACAACGTGCTGACCTTCGCCGGTCACCTGTGGACGGACGTCTTCAACCGGGTGGCCGAGGAGTTCCCCGAGGTCACCACCGAGTACATGCACGTGGACGCGGCGACGATCTATCTCGTCACCCAGCCCGAACGCTTCGACGTGATCGTCACCGACAACCTGTTCGGCGACATCATCACCGACCTCGCCGCGGCCGTCTCCGGCGGCATCGGCGTCGCCGCCTCCGGCAACATCAACCCGAGCGGCGAGTTCCCGTCGATGTTCGAGCCGGTGCACGGCTCGGCGCCCGACATCGCGGGCCAGGGCAAGGCCGACCCCAGCGCCACCGTCCTGTCCGTCGCCCTCCTGCTGCGCCACCTCGGCTACGAGCCCGAGGCCGCCCGCATCGAGGACGCTGTCTCCGCCGACCTCGCCGAGCGCGTCGGGCAGCCCGCCCGCAGCACCGAGGAGATCGGCGACGCGCTCGCCGTACGAGTAGCCGGCTGA
- a CDS encoding purple acid phosphatase family protein, translated as MDTPDVGIPERLARRMSMAEQHEYLRTKLTRRRALTAAGAFAGGGLLAGCASGPKSPAHTSVPRAASATGQAHGSAVTPFGRHLAFGADPKTQMRISWQVPLAVRKPYVRVGLTPWGLSRRIEAEVRDLHTPGLAGQRFALDQYYLHAALDNLRPGTTYYYGVGHEGFDPASRERHSTVGSFRTAPARPEKFVFTAFGDQGVTPDALANDKVLLGRHPAFHLHAGDICYADSVGTGAKSDVYEPAAWDLFLKQTESVAKSVPWMVTTGNHDMEAWYSPNGYGGQSARWSLPDNGFDPRRAPGAYSFTYGNVGVVALDANDVSYEIPANRGYTDGRQTAWLDRRLGELRGSVDFVVVFFHHCAYSTSTHASDGGVRDAWLPLFAKHQVDLVINGHNHVYERTDAVKDGRVGRPVPVGASTDPTRDGIVYVTAGGAGKSLYRFPEGVKDSHEGRTTRHEPVETFHWTRSGHRQPDTVEWSRVRYTGYSFLSVEAETGATPRLKVSALAQDGRRIDHFEVRRGA; from the coding sequence ATGGACACACCCGACGTCGGCATCCCCGAGCGGCTCGCGCGCCGGATGAGCATGGCCGAGCAGCACGAGTACCTGCGGACGAAGCTCACCCGGCGCCGCGCCCTGACCGCGGCGGGGGCGTTCGCCGGCGGCGGGCTGCTGGCCGGCTGCGCGTCCGGCCCGAAGAGCCCGGCGCACACGTCGGTCCCGCGGGCGGCCTCCGCCACCGGGCAGGCGCACGGTTCCGCCGTCACGCCCTTCGGCCGTCATCTCGCCTTCGGCGCGGACCCGAAGACCCAGATGCGGATCTCCTGGCAGGTGCCCCTGGCGGTCCGGAAGCCGTATGTGCGGGTGGGGCTGACGCCGTGGGGGCTGAGCCGCCGGATCGAGGCGGAGGTCCGTGACCTGCACACGCCGGGCCTCGCCGGGCAGCGGTTCGCGCTGGACCAGTACTACCTGCACGCGGCACTGGACAACCTGCGGCCCGGCACGACGTACTACTACGGAGTCGGTCACGAGGGGTTCGACCCCGCGTCACGGGAGCGGCACTCCACGGTCGGCTCCTTCCGTACGGCGCCCGCGCGTCCGGAGAAGTTCGTCTTCACCGCCTTCGGCGACCAGGGCGTCACCCCCGACGCGCTCGCCAACGACAAGGTGCTGCTCGGCCGGCATCCGGCCTTCCATCTGCACGCGGGCGACATCTGCTACGCGGACTCGGTGGGAACGGGCGCGAAGTCGGACGTCTACGAGCCCGCCGCCTGGGACCTGTTCCTCAAGCAGACCGAGTCGGTGGCGAAGTCCGTGCCGTGGATGGTGACGACCGGCAACCACGACATGGAGGCCTGGTACTCGCCGAACGGGTACGGCGGCCAGTCGGCACGCTGGTCCCTCCCGGACAACGGCTTCGACCCGCGCCGTGCGCCGGGCGCGTACTCCTTCACGTACGGCAACGTCGGGGTCGTGGCGCTGGACGCGAACGACGTGTCGTACGAGATCCCCGCGAACAGGGGGTACACGGACGGACGCCAGACGGCCTGGCTCGACAGGCGGCTCGGGGAGCTGCGCGGCAGCGTCGACTTCGTGGTGGTCTTCTTCCACCACTGCGCGTACTCGACCTCGACCCACGCCTCCGACGGAGGTGTGCGGGACGCGTGGCTGCCGCTGTTCGCCAAGCACCAGGTGGACCTGGTGATCAACGGGCACAACCACGTGTACGAGCGCACCGACGCCGTGAAGGACGGCCGGGTGGGCAGGCCGGTGCCGGTCGGGGCGTCGACCGACCCGACCCGGGACGGGATCGTGTACGTCACGGCGGGCGGGGCGGGCAAGAGCCTGTACCGGTTCCCCGAGGGGGTGAAGGACAGTCACGAGGGGAGGACCACGCGCCACGAGCCGGTCGAGACCTTCCACTGGACGAGGTCGGGACACCGGCAGCCGGACACCGTGGAGTGGTCGCGCGTGCGCTACACCGGGTACTCCTTCCTCTCGGTGGAGGCGGAGACCGGCGCGACGCCGCGGCTCAAGGTGTCGGCGCTGGCCCAGGACGGCCGGCGGATCGACCACTTCGAGGTGCGGCGCGGAGCGTGA
- a CDS encoding GNAT family N-acetyltransferase, protein MAIRLRTAHTADLAPAELHAVRAFLDDAFGGDFGDEDWDHGLGGIHALVHDDKGLAGHGSVIQRRVLHRGRSLRVGYVEAVGVRADVRRRGFGGRVMAALERVIEGSYAFGALSASEDGGPLYAARGWQLWPGRICALAPEGVVRLPDEEGSTFVRPVAAPGGSGRARHGALDPAHELVFDWREGDVL, encoded by the coding sequence ATGGCCATCCGACTGCGGACCGCCCACACCGCGGACCTGGCGCCCGCCGAACTCCACGCGGTCCGCGCCTTCCTGGACGACGCCTTCGGCGGGGACTTCGGCGACGAGGACTGGGACCACGGCCTCGGGGGCATCCACGCCCTCGTGCACGACGACAAGGGCCTCGCGGGCCACGGCTCCGTGATCCAGCGCCGGGTGCTGCACCGCGGGCGGTCGCTGCGGGTCGGGTACGTGGAGGCGGTGGGCGTACGCGCCGACGTCCGCAGACGCGGGTTCGGCGGCCGGGTCATGGCGGCCCTGGAGCGGGTGATCGAGGGCTCGTACGCGTTCGGGGCGCTCTCCGCGAGCGAGGACGGCGGCCCCCTGTACGCGGCCCGCGGCTGGCAGCTCTGGCCGGGCCGGATCTGCGCCCTGGCACCCGAGGGCGTCGTCCGTCTGCCGGACGAGGAGGGCAGCACCTTCGTACGCCCCGTCGCCGCGCCCGGCGGGTCCGGCCGCGCCCGGCACGGCGCCCTGGACCCGGCCCACGAGCTGGTCTTCGACTGGCGGGAGGGGGACGTGCTGTGA